One Rhinolophus sinicus isolate RSC01 linkage group LG06, ASM3656204v1, whole genome shotgun sequence DNA window includes the following coding sequences:
- the CHRNA10 gene encoding neuronal acetylcholine receptor subunit alpha-10 isoform X1 encodes MGPGNHCLSLGFSVSSLGLLLLLPLLPECLGAEGRLAHRLFHDLFTNYTSALRPVADTDQALNVTLEVTLSQIIDMDERNQVLTLYLWMRQEWTDAYLQWDPDDYGGLDAIRIPSSLVWRPDIVLYNKADAQPPASASTNVVLRHDGAVRWDAPVITRSSCRVDVSAFPFDSQRCGLTFGSWTHGGHQLDVRPRGSGAGLADFVENVEWRVLGMPAQRRVLTYGCCSEPYPDVTFTLLLHRRAAAYVCNLLLPCVLISLLAPLAFHLPADSGEKVSLGVTVLLALTVFQLLLAESMPPAESVPLIGKYYMATMTMVTFSTALTILIMNLHYCGPSAHPVPAWARAFLLGRLARGLCVRERGEPCGQSRPPKSPSSPQPPEGRAGPTAGPCYEPRCLCHQEALLRHVATIANTFRSHRAAQRRHEDWKRLARVMDRFFLGIFFFMTLVMSLLVLAQAV; translated from the exons ATGGGGCCCGGCAACCACTGCCTCAGCCTTGGCTTCTCTGTCTCCAGCCTGggcctcctgctcctgctcccacTCCTTCCAG AGTGCTTGGGAGCTGAGGGCAGGCTGGCTCACAGGCTGTTCCATGACCTCTTCACCAACTACACAAGTGCCCTGAGACCAGTGGCGGACACAGACCAGGCTCTGAACGTGACCCTGGAGGTGACATTGTCCCAGATCATCGACATG GATGAGCGCAACCAGGTGCTGACCCTGTACCTGTGGATGCGACAGGAGTGGACAGATGCCTACCTACAATGGGACCCCGATGACTATGGTGGCCTGGATGCCATCCGCATTCCCAGCAGTCTTGTGTGGCGGCCTGACATCGTACTCTATAATAA GGCAGACGCACAGCCACCGGCCTCGGCCAGCACCAACGTGGTTCTGCGGCACGACGGCGCGGTGCGCTGGGACGCGCCGGTCATCACGCGCAGCTCGTGCCGCGTGGACGTGTCGGCCTTCCCCTTCGACTCACAGCGCTGTGGCCTGACGTTCGGCTCGTGGACGCACGGTGGGCACCAGCTGGATGTGCGGCCACGTGGCAGCGGGGCCGGCCTGGCCGACTTCGTGGAGAACGTGGAGTGGCGCGTACTGGGTATGCCCGCGCAGCGCCGCGTGCTTACGTACGGCTGCTGCTCCGAGCCCTACCCGGACGTGACCTTCACGCTGCTGCTGCACCGCCGCGCTGCTGCCTACGTGTGCAACCTGCTGCTGCCCTGCGTGCTCATATCGCTGCTCGCACCGCTTGCCTTCCACCTGCCTGCAGACTCGGGTGAGAAGGTGTCCCTCGGCGTCACCGTGCTGCTGGCACTCACCGTCTTCCAGCTGCTCCTGGCCGAGAGCATGCCACCGGCAGAGAGTGTGCCACTCATCG GGAAGTACTACATGGCCACCATGACCATGGTCACCTTCTCCACAGCGCTCACTATCCTTATCATGAACCTGCATTACTGTGGTCCCAGTGCCCACCCAGTGCCAGCCTGGGCTCGGGCATTCCTGCTGGGACGCCTGGCACGGGGCCTGTGTGTGCGGGAACGAGGGGAGCCCTGTGGGCAGTCTAGACCACCCAAGTCACCTTCCAGTCCCCAGCCTCCCGAGGGAAGGGCTGGCCCCACAGCAGGCCCTTGCTATGAGCCCCGGTGTCTGTGCCATCAGGAAGCTCTACTGCGCCATGTAGCCACCATTGCCAACACCTTCCGCAGCCACCGGGCTGCCCAGCGCCGGCATGAGGACTGGAAGCGCCTGGCGCGTGTGATGGACCGTTTCTTCCTGGGCATCTTCTTCTTCATGACCCTGGTCATGAGCCTCCTGGTGCTGGCGCAGGCCGTGTGA
- the CHRNA10 gene encoding neuronal acetylcholine receptor subunit alpha-10 isoform X2 — protein sequence MDERNQVLTLYLWMRQEWTDAYLQWDPDDYGGLDAIRIPSSLVWRPDIVLYNKADAQPPASASTNVVLRHDGAVRWDAPVITRSSCRVDVSAFPFDSQRCGLTFGSWTHGGHQLDVRPRGSGAGLADFVENVEWRVLGMPAQRRVLTYGCCSEPYPDVTFTLLLHRRAAAYVCNLLLPCVLISLLAPLAFHLPADSGEKVSLGVTVLLALTVFQLLLAESMPPAESVPLIGKYYMATMTMVTFSTALTILIMNLHYCGPSAHPVPAWARAFLLGRLARGLCVRERGEPCGQSRPPKSPSSPQPPEGRAGPTAGPCYEPRCLCHQEALLRHVATIANTFRSHRAAQRRHEDWKRLARVMDRFFLGIFFFMTLVMSLLVLAQAV from the exons ATG GATGAGCGCAACCAGGTGCTGACCCTGTACCTGTGGATGCGACAGGAGTGGACAGATGCCTACCTACAATGGGACCCCGATGACTATGGTGGCCTGGATGCCATCCGCATTCCCAGCAGTCTTGTGTGGCGGCCTGACATCGTACTCTATAATAA GGCAGACGCACAGCCACCGGCCTCGGCCAGCACCAACGTGGTTCTGCGGCACGACGGCGCGGTGCGCTGGGACGCGCCGGTCATCACGCGCAGCTCGTGCCGCGTGGACGTGTCGGCCTTCCCCTTCGACTCACAGCGCTGTGGCCTGACGTTCGGCTCGTGGACGCACGGTGGGCACCAGCTGGATGTGCGGCCACGTGGCAGCGGGGCCGGCCTGGCCGACTTCGTGGAGAACGTGGAGTGGCGCGTACTGGGTATGCCCGCGCAGCGCCGCGTGCTTACGTACGGCTGCTGCTCCGAGCCCTACCCGGACGTGACCTTCACGCTGCTGCTGCACCGCCGCGCTGCTGCCTACGTGTGCAACCTGCTGCTGCCCTGCGTGCTCATATCGCTGCTCGCACCGCTTGCCTTCCACCTGCCTGCAGACTCGGGTGAGAAGGTGTCCCTCGGCGTCACCGTGCTGCTGGCACTCACCGTCTTCCAGCTGCTCCTGGCCGAGAGCATGCCACCGGCAGAGAGTGTGCCACTCATCG GGAAGTACTACATGGCCACCATGACCATGGTCACCTTCTCCACAGCGCTCACTATCCTTATCATGAACCTGCATTACTGTGGTCCCAGTGCCCACCCAGTGCCAGCCTGGGCTCGGGCATTCCTGCTGGGACGCCTGGCACGGGGCCTGTGTGTGCGGGAACGAGGGGAGCCCTGTGGGCAGTCTAGACCACCCAAGTCACCTTCCAGTCCCCAGCCTCCCGAGGGAAGGGCTGGCCCCACAGCAGGCCCTTGCTATGAGCCCCGGTGTCTGTGCCATCAGGAAGCTCTACTGCGCCATGTAGCCACCATTGCCAACACCTTCCGCAGCCACCGGGCTGCCCAGCGCCGGCATGAGGACTGGAAGCGCCTGGCGCGTGTGATGGACCGTTTCTTCCTGGGCATCTTCTTCTTCATGACCCTGGTCATGAGCCTCCTGGTGCTGGCGCAGGCCGTGTGA